The following proteins are co-located in the Solea solea chromosome 21, fSolSol10.1, whole genome shotgun sequence genome:
- the faap100 gene encoding Fanconi anemia core complex-associated protein 100 has translation MEGRCSVETLADFGFLDASFTPKITPGFGPDLFVLTGSDEVYVFNSEERKLTVVLQFPGPVSDLVQSPDKQLIYVSCSSGVYCVSPQLLLSRTQNHPADVSSGPAELQISSDSLVIGEEGVLSLLLVGSVLLLLSHRDTLWLLSLYKTPEPAESGSCELLGSFSLPLVLAAVCDDDEAKMGTRRRPVLICVHSASTSPSEETSVNSHYNLESVLFKLLFGVDAALAKSPVVLCGLPDGRLCSLPLRLPGSRLRVLHSLEQPVVFVGASVVTETAPGHAQCLVAVGEQGRVLLMKTENPEGGDRAAGFLETCVLGPVVCGSVDKQHLYYSTGSDMLMLDLSEKSPGREGQEKNEESFRKSSAVVHSPTSLKVCRVSALAAPSRVATGGVQLLSLSVRGQLQKILLPEERKDLSSHPSAQVCRSAGDLLSAIGDVCERVSALKTAIKSKNQILKHLNQVLNISFLLIEHANTEDQPPKQEKQIRCHARTRWSRLLQKDSLNLTCVLENSSSFILERGWTLSITVFPVSSSLTAGKESSSTNFSFPFHNLCPGETLDVSLPLAAAGDASFPMRVSCSLLFSLSSLLGEQEITHLPGLQSSCISLPLNTLTVDWLHVLQVDINKNTTSHSFYIEADPIQAFLNSRRTEFRRQVETGGREGPSKTEQELFSASIRVSSELLRDTLGSDLNPQGSKSDLCLSLLDWLLSEGPGGGKGGHQGDKIDLSSSVVHARGPNGARVKLTAMEVKVGEEDTGKEDSLSTVDVQVESSSIAAVCGLHHAVLRRIQALMLSAPQRSASTKRLQSLGLRPALQRAECLLHQIQQTRVSGAFGVGVSSGQTTASLLAIYTELRKNPLLIL, from the exons ATGGAAGGTCGGTGTTCTGTTGAGACTTTGGCAGACTTTGGCTTTTTAGACGCATCATTCACGCCGAAAATTACTCCTGGTTTTGGGCCAGACTTGTTCGTCCTTACAGGCAGTGATGAAGTCTATGTTTTTAATAGTGAAGAGAGAAAACTCACT gtcgttctccagtttcctggtCCTGTCAGTGATCTGGTTCAGAGTCCAGACAAACAGCTCATCTATGTGTCCTGCAGCAGTGGAGTTTACTGTGTCAGCCCACAATTACTGCTGTCCAG GACTCAGAACCATCCAGCTGATGTGTCCTCTGGTCCAGCTGAGCTGCAGATCTCCTCTGACTCCCTCGTCATTGGGGAGGAAGGAGTGTTGTCTCTGCTCCTCGTCGGctctgtcctcctgctcctctctcacagagacacattgTGGCTTTTGAGTTTGTACAAAACACCAGAACCAGCAGAGTCCGGCAGCTGCGAGCTGCTCGGCTCGTTCAGTCTGCCTCTCGTCTTGGCTGCTGTATGTGACGACGATGAGGCAAAGATGGGAACAAGAAGGAGGCCGGTCCTCATCTGTGTCCACTCTGCGTCCACGTCTCCATCAGAGGAGACTTCAGTGAACAGTCATTACAACCTGGAGTCTGTCCTCTTCAAACTCCTTTTTGGGGTCGACGCCGCCCTCGCCAAATCACCGGTCGTCCTCTGTGGCCTGCCAGACGGACGCCTGTGCTCACTCCCCTTGCGTCTCCCAGGATCACGACTCCGAGTCCTGCACAGCCTCGAGCAGCCAGTTGTATTTGTTGGAGCATCTGTCGTCACGGAAACGGCTCCAGGACACGCTCAGTGTTTGGTGGCAGTGGGAGAACAAGGCAGAGTGTTGCTGATGAAGACTGAGAATCCAGAGGGAGGAGACAGAGCTGCTGGTTTTCTGGAGACGTGTGTGCTAGGTCCTGTGGTGTGTGGATCTGTGGACAAACAGCATCTTTACTACAGCACTGGTTCAGACATGCTGATGCTGGATCTGTCAGAGAAATCGCCCGGGAGAGAAGGTCAGGAAAAGAACGAGGAGTCGTTCAGGAAGTCCTCTGCTGTCGTCCACAGTCCCACCAGTCTGAAGGTGTGTAGAGTCTCGGCTTTGGCTGCACCTTCACGTGTCGCAACAG GAGGAGTTCAGCTGctgagtctgtctgtcagagGGCAGCTGCAGAAGATTCTCTTACCCGAGGAGAGGAAAGATTTGTCGAGTCATCCTTCAGCGCAGGTTTGTCGCAGCGCCGGGGATCTTCTATCGGCCATCGGGGACGTTTGTGAAAG AGTTTCTGCGTTGAAAACTGCCATCAAATCCAAAAACCAAATCCTGAAGCACCTCAATCAGGTTCTCAACATCAGCTTCCTCCTGATCGAACACGCAAACACTGAAGATCAACCTCCTAAGCAGGAGAAGCAGATCAGATGTCACGCCAGGACCAGATGGAGCCGGCTGCTCCAAAAAGACTCCCTGAACCTGACGTGTGTCCTGGAAAACTCAagttcttttattttggaacGAGGCTGGACGCTGAGCATCACcgtgtttcctgtttcctcctcaCTCACTGCTGGAAAAGAAAGCTCCTCCACTAATTTTTCATTCCCATTCCACAATCTCTGTCCTGGGGAAACGTTGGACGTGTCGCTGCCTTTAGCAGCTGCGGGCGATGCCTCCTTTCCCATGAGGGTGAGctgctccctcctcttctcGCTCTCCAGTCTCCTGGGAGAGCAGGAGATCACGCACCTCCCTGGTTTGCAGAGCAGCTGTATCAGTTTGCCCTTGAACACTCTCACAGTGGACTGGCTGCACGTTCTGCAGGTGgacatcaacaaaaacaccacatctCACTCCTTCTACATCGAAGCAGATCCGATTCAAGCTTTTCTGAACTCACGCCGGACTGAGTTCAGAAGACAAGTAGAgacaggaggaagagaaggaccTTCAAAGACTGAGCAGGAACTGTTCTCAGCGAGTATACGCGTGTCTTCAGAGCTTCTGAGGGACACGTTGGGGTCAGATTTGAATCCACAGGGTTCAAAGTCAGATCTCTGCCTGTCTCTTCTGGACTGGCTTCTGTCTGAAGGTCCTGGAGGAGGAAAAGGGGGACACCAAGGAGACAAGATTGACCTGAGCAGCTCAGTTGTCCATGCTCGAGGTCCAAATGGAGCCAGAGTCAAACTCACGGCAATGGAG GTAAAGGtaggagaggaggacacaggaaAGGAAGATTCCCTGAGCACTGTAGACGTTCAGGTTGAGAGCTCGTCTATAGCAGCAGTGTGTGGACTCCATCATGCTGTGCTGAGACGCATacag GCTCTGATGCTAAGTGCTCCCCAGAGAAGTGCGTCCACAAAGAGGCTCCAGAGTTTAGGTTTAAGACCTGCACTGCAGCGAGCTGAG TGCCTGCTGCATCAGATCCAGCAAACACGAGTCTCGGGAGCGTTTGGTGTGGGCGTGTCCTCGGGGCAGACGACCGCGTCTCTTCTCGCCATTTACACAGAACTGAGAAAAAACCCTCTACTCATCCTTTAA
- the birc5a gene encoding baculoviral IAP repeat-containing protein 5a, whose translation MDALAAEETKMYFYENRLKTFSGWPFDEDCMCTPENMAKAGFTHTPSENSPDIAMCFFCLKELEGWEPEDDPEKEHKSHSSSCHFINLKKKVEDLTVEEFFKLQKERHKFIINKSCNDTITKFEEAAKLKRADIIKTAMGEE comes from the exons ATGGATGCGCTCGCTGCAGAAGAGACAAAGATGTACTTTTACGAGAACAGACTGAAAACGTTCTCGGGCTGGCCGTTCGACGAGGACTGCATGTGCACACCGGAGAAC ATGGCCAAAGCTGGCTTCACTCACACGCCTTCAGAGAACAGCCCAGACATCGCCATGTGTTTCTTCTGCCTCAAAGAGCTCGAAGGCTGGGAGCCAGAGGATGATCCAGA AAAGGAGCACAAATCTCACTCATCTTCCTGTCACTTCATCAACCTTAAGAAGAAAGTGGAGGATCTGACTGTGGAGGAATTCTTTAAACTGCAGAAGGAGAGACACAAGTTCATCATT AATAAATCCTGCAACGACACCATCACAAAGTTTGAAGAGGCAGCCAAACTGAAAAGAGCCGACATCATAAAGACGGCCATGGGAGAGGAGTGA